Proteins encoded in a region of the Cytobacillus pseudoceanisediminis genome:
- a CDS encoding 5'-deoxyadenosine deaminase, which translates to MSSILIKNAEIITMNAAEEIVFGDLYIVDDRIVEIGQNLTHKADKVMDASGKTIIPGFIQTHIHLCQTLFRGQADDLELLDWLKQKIWPLEASHDEESIYYSAMLGIGELLQSGTTTVVDMETVNHTEYAFQAIAESGIRALAGKVMMDKGDEVPVPLRENTLKSIQQSADLLEKWHNSDNGRIQYAFCPRFVVSCTEELLKSVRDLSAQYNVRVHTHASENANEILLVERELGMRNVVYLDSIGLANERLILAHCVWLDEEEKRIIKERGVKVSHCPGSNLKLASGVAEIPSLLDQQAFVSLGADGAPCNNNLDMFNEMRLAAIIQKPVHGPTAMNARTVFRMATIGGAKAVGMEKEIGSLEPGKKADLAILNLNDFHVYPSFDIDTISRIVYSATRADVEITIVNGKIVMENRKLKTVDKEMVLREANISIKRLLKRLETAVY; encoded by the coding sequence TTGAGCAGTATACTGATAAAAAATGCTGAAATCATCACGATGAACGCAGCTGAAGAAATCGTTTTCGGCGACCTTTATATTGTGGATGACCGCATCGTGGAAATTGGCCAGAATTTAACACATAAAGCTGATAAAGTAATGGATGCTTCAGGAAAAACAATCATACCGGGATTTATCCAGACACATATACATCTATGCCAGACATTATTCCGAGGACAGGCTGATGATCTTGAACTGCTTGATTGGCTGAAACAGAAAATCTGGCCGCTGGAGGCTTCGCATGATGAAGAATCCATCTATTATTCTGCCATGCTGGGGATTGGTGAATTGCTTCAAAGCGGAACAACAACTGTGGTGGACATGGAAACGGTCAATCATACCGAATATGCATTTCAGGCAATTGCCGAGAGCGGCATACGGGCACTTGCCGGAAAGGTCATGATGGATAAGGGGGATGAAGTTCCAGTTCCGTTAAGGGAAAATACCTTAAAGTCCATCCAGCAAAGCGCAGATCTGCTTGAGAAATGGCATAACAGCGATAATGGACGAATACAATATGCCTTCTGTCCCCGTTTTGTAGTTTCCTGCACAGAGGAATTGCTGAAAAGTGTCAGGGATCTTTCTGCACAGTACAATGTAAGAGTCCATACGCACGCATCGGAAAATGCCAATGAAATTCTGCTTGTTGAAAGAGAATTAGGCATGCGGAATGTAGTTTACTTGGACAGCATTGGGCTTGCCAATGAAAGGCTGATTCTTGCGCATTGTGTTTGGCTTGATGAAGAAGAAAAAAGGATCATCAAAGAGCGTGGTGTAAAGGTCAGCCATTGTCCGGGATCCAATTTAAAGCTGGCATCAGGTGTAGCAGAAATTCCTTCTTTATTGGATCAGCAGGCTTTTGTCAGCCTGGGTGCTGATGGTGCTCCCTGCAATAACAATCTGGATATGTTCAATGAAATGAGATTGGCTGCAATCATTCAGAAGCCTGTACATGGACCAACAGCAATGAATGCCAGAACAGTCTTCAGAATGGCTACGATCGGCGGAGCTAAAGCAGTTGGAATGGAAAAGGAAATCGGAAGCCTTGAGCCCGGAAAGAAAGCAGACCTTGCTATTCTTAATCTGAATGATTTTCATGTGTATCCGTCATTTGATATCGACACCATCTCGAGGATTGTCTATTCAGCCACTCGAGCAGATGTAGAAATAACCATTGTAAACGGGAAAATCGTCATGGAAAATAGGAAGCTAAAAACGGTTGATAAAGAAATGGTGTTAAGAGAAGCGAACATCAGCATAAAGAGGCTGCTTAAAAGATTAGAGACAGCCGTTTATTAA
- the parE gene encoding DNA topoisomerase IV subunit B, translated as MARNQEAFDYNDDAIQVLEGLEAVRKRPGMYIGSTDARGLHHLVYEIVDNAVDEALAGYGDHIIVKIHKDNSISVQDKGRGMPTGMHRMGKPTPEVILTVLHAGGKFGQGGYKTSGGLHGVGASVVNALSEWLVVKIKRDGFVYEQRFELGGKPVTTLEKVGKTNQSGTTIHFKPDPSIFSTTTYNYETLCERLRESAFLLKGMKIEIIDERNDFHDVFHYENGIEAFVEYLNEEKDILHPVVSFEGESNGIEVDFAFQFNDGYSENVLSFVNNVRTKDGGTHEAGSKTAMTRAFNEYARKVNLLKEKDKNLDGADLREGFTAIVSVRVPEELLQFEGQTKGKLGTSEARSAVDSVVSEHLSYFLEENPETSSLLIKKAIKAFQAREAARKAREEARSGKKRKKSEAMLSGKLTPAQSRNPQRNELYLVEGDSAGGSAKQGRDRRFQAVLPLRGKVINTEKAKLQDIFKNEEINTIIHAVGAGVGSDFNLEDVNYDKVIIMTDADTDGAHIQVLLLTFFYRYMKPLLEAGKVFIALPPLYKVSKGSGKKEVIEYAWSDDDLQDTIKKVGKGYMLQRYKGLGEMNADQLWETTMDPESRTLIRVKIDDAARAERRVTTLMGDKVEPRRKWIESNVAFGLEEDGSILENENISVLEEEGDES; from the coding sequence GTGGCAAGAAATCAGGAAGCTTTTGACTACAATGATGATGCCATACAGGTACTCGAAGGGCTTGAAGCTGTTAGAAAACGCCCTGGGATGTACATTGGAAGTACGGATGCAAGGGGTTTGCACCATCTTGTATATGAGATTGTCGATAACGCTGTCGATGAAGCGCTGGCAGGTTACGGGGATCATATCATTGTCAAAATACATAAAGATAATTCAATTAGTGTTCAAGATAAAGGACGCGGTATGCCTACAGGTATGCACAGAATGGGCAAGCCGACTCCAGAAGTCATATTAACTGTCCTTCATGCAGGGGGAAAGTTTGGCCAGGGAGGCTATAAGACAAGCGGCGGGCTGCATGGTGTTGGTGCATCCGTAGTCAACGCCCTCTCAGAGTGGCTTGTTGTTAAAATTAAACGTGATGGCTTTGTGTATGAACAGCGTTTCGAGCTGGGCGGAAAGCCGGTTACAACGCTCGAAAAAGTGGGCAAGACAAATCAATCAGGAACTACCATCCACTTTAAGCCAGATCCGTCGATTTTTTCGACTACCACGTATAATTACGAAACACTCTGCGAGCGGCTTCGTGAGTCTGCATTCCTTCTAAAAGGAATGAAAATAGAAATCATAGATGAACGTAATGACTTTCATGACGTTTTTCACTATGAAAATGGCATAGAAGCATTTGTTGAATATTTAAATGAAGAAAAGGATATTCTTCACCCTGTAGTAAGCTTTGAAGGCGAGAGCAATGGAATTGAAGTGGATTTTGCTTTTCAATTCAATGATGGATATTCGGAAAATGTCCTTTCGTTTGTTAACAACGTCCGCACAAAAGACGGCGGTACGCATGAGGCTGGGTCCAAAACAGCGATGACAAGGGCTTTTAATGAATATGCCCGCAAAGTGAATCTTCTGAAGGAAAAAGATAAAAACCTGGATGGAGCGGATCTGCGGGAAGGATTCACGGCTATCGTCTCTGTTCGTGTTCCGGAGGAGCTTTTGCAGTTTGAGGGCCAGACGAAAGGCAAACTGGGGACCAGTGAAGCACGGTCGGCTGTTGATTCAGTTGTTTCCGAGCATTTGTCTTATTTCCTTGAAGAAAACCCTGAGACAAGCTCTCTATTAATTAAAAAAGCGATAAAAGCTTTCCAGGCGAGAGAAGCAGCCCGCAAAGCACGTGAGGAAGCAAGAAGCGGGAAGAAGCGGAAAAAATCTGAAGCCATGCTTTCAGGAAAACTTACACCAGCACAGTCGCGCAACCCGCAAAGAAACGAATTGTACCTGGTTGAGGGCGATTCTGCCGGGGGATCTGCTAAACAGGGCAGGGACAGGCGCTTCCAGGCTGTTCTCCCGCTTAGAGGTAAAGTAATCAACACGGAAAAAGCAAAGCTCCAGGATATCTTTAAAAATGAAGAAATCAATACCATTATCCATGCAGTCGGAGCAGGCGTTGGCTCAGATTTTAATCTGGAAGATGTCAACTATGATAAAGTAATCATCATGACAGATGCCGATACCGATGGAGCACATATCCAGGTGCTTTTGCTTACTTTCTTTTACAGGTATATGAAACCGCTGCTTGAAGCGGGCAAGGTATTCATTGCGCTGCCTCCTTTATACAAAGTCAGCAAAGGTTCAGGCAAAAAAGAAGTGATTGAGTATGCATGGAGTGATGATGATCTTCAGGATACCATTAAAAAAGTGGGTAAGGGATATATGCTTCAGCGCTATAAAGGTCTTGGCGAAATGAACGCCGATCAGCTATGGGAGACGACTATGGATCCAGAGTCGCGCACACTGATCCGCGTTAAGATTGATGATGCAGCAAGAGCTGAACGCCGTGTGACCACATTGATGGGTGATAAGGTTGAACCGCGCCGCAAATGGATCGAGTCCAATGTGGCATTCGGCCTTGAAGAAGATGGAAGCATACTTGAAAATGAGAATATTTCAGTGCTAGAGGAGGAGGGTGATGAATCATGA
- a CDS encoding GNAT family N-acetyltransferase — MKAGILDHANLVQASEFIAGMNSLRQCHIGYLGTSQNDILHSLEEMNSDAESAAFIVWKDGAIAGFLGVDADLNKGTAELWGPFVQEFEFMRLLWEKALHYFEGNLHSYFLFADTANHTAAEFALSNGFKPQSAQTYMELKGNPSNELRDISLLPPHSHSEFIHLHDTLFPHTYYSGKEIIGRLSDEHKVYTSGDADGLNGYLYAEYNRDEKEGSIEFIGVKFCKRKKGIGRKLLDMAVHDLFVNAGAASIKLCVGTTNQKALSLYKKAGFKVERSLSFYKLYIWE; from the coding sequence GTGAAAGCCGGCATTTTGGATCATGCAAATCTAGTGCAGGCATCCGAGTTTATTGCAGGAATGAACTCTCTGCGCCAGTGTCATATAGGGTATTTGGGTACCAGCCAAAACGATATTCTTCATAGTCTGGAAGAAATGAATAGTGATGCCGAATCAGCTGCATTTATTGTCTGGAAGGATGGCGCAATTGCAGGTTTTCTGGGAGTAGATGCTGATCTTAATAAAGGGACAGCAGAATTATGGGGTCCTTTTGTTCAGGAATTTGAATTTATGAGACTTTTATGGGAAAAAGCACTTCATTATTTTGAAGGAAACCTGCATTCTTACTTTCTGTTTGCGGATACAGCCAACCATACTGCTGCCGAATTTGCTTTAAGTAACGGATTCAAGCCGCAATCTGCTCAGACATACATGGAACTGAAAGGAAATCCCAGTAATGAATTAAGAGATATCAGTTTATTGCCGCCTCACAGCCATAGCGAGTTTATCCATTTGCATGATACATTGTTTCCCCATACATATTATTCAGGAAAAGAGATTATCGGAAGATTGAGTGACGAACACAAAGTTTATACATCTGGTGATGCGGATGGATTAAATGGCTATTTATATGCAGAATACAATCGTGATGAAAAAGAAGGAAGCATTGAATTCATTGGTGTGAAATTCTGTAAACGCAAGAAGGGCATTGGACGAAAATTGCTTGATATGGCGGTTCATGACCTTTTTGTGAATGCTGGAGCCGCAAGCATTAAGCTTTGTGTGGGAACAACCAACCAGAAAGCCCTGTCTCTTTATAAAAAAGCAGGATTTAAAGTTGAAAGGTCATTGAGTTTTTATAAGCTGTATATTTGGGAATAA
- a CDS encoding CoA-binding protein: MAIENPSRDQIGVLLKKAKRIAVVGLSGNPERTSYMVSEAMQKAGYEIIPVNPAVDEVLGVKAVASLKEIEGHVDIVNVFRRSEFLPEIAREFAEIDADIFWAQLGVANQEAYDFLKEKGCTVIMDRCIKVEHALTK, encoded by the coding sequence ATGGCTATTGAAAATCCAAGCAGGGACCAAATCGGTGTTCTATTAAAAAAGGCAAAGCGGATTGCTGTTGTGGGGTTAAGCGGAAATCCTGAACGCACATCCTATATGGTGTCAGAGGCGATGCAAAAAGCCGGCTATGAAATTATCCCGGTTAATCCCGCTGTTGATGAGGTACTTGGTGTAAAGGCTGTAGCAAGTCTTAAAGAGATCGAGGGGCATGTAGATATCGTCAATGTATTCAGGCGTTCAGAGTTTCTTCCGGAAATTGCTCGGGAGTTTGCCGAAATAGATGCTGATATCTTCTGGGCTCAGCTTGGAGTGGCAAACCAGGAAGCATATGATTTTCTAAAAGAAAAAGGCTGCACTGTCATCATGGACCGCTGCATTAAAGTTGAACACGCACTAACGAAGTAA